The Candidatus Defluviibacterium haderslevense DNA window TAAGCCTAATTTTGGCTTGAAACAGAAGAATTCAAGCTAAATAAGTCAGTTTTTATAAAATTAACGTAAATTTATGCTAGATTAGAGACTTTCATACCACATTTATCAGTTATAATGGATCACTCTAAAGGTATTGTATTTTTGAATTAAATAATCCAGCATGAACTTTCGGTTCCTTTTAAGCCTTCTATTTTGTCTAATCACCGTTTTAGCTTATACCCAACCATCATACGATAATTGCAACACCCCTCAAAAAATCGATAAAATTCAAAAATATTGTAGTAAAGTTGGTGAATTTAATAATATCAATGCTACCCCTTCAGGTTATTCCCAAGCGACATGTTGGGTAGGAACTTCAAATGATGTTTGGTTTTCTTTTAAGGCATTTGCTTCGGATATAAGTGTAACGATCATTGGAACAAACAGGCTGGCAAGTCCAGCATCGCCCGGTGGAACGTTGAGATCTATTCAGGCAGCATTGTATTCAGGAATTTGTGGTGGAACGATTGCAGAATTAAACTGTTCTATTGATTCAAAAGCAGAGGGAATTTTAGCTTTGTATGAAGGAGGATTGGTAGTTGGGCAGGACTATTTATTGAGAGTTGATGGAGTGAATGGAGCGACAGGAACTTTTCAATTGTGTCTGAATAATTATTTCCCACCAGCGCAGGTGGAACAGGATTGTAATAATGCAACTGTAATTTGTAACAACGAGCCTTTTGTTACGCAAAGTGTACGTGGATGTGGAGTTAATTGCAATGAAGCTGCTGGCTCTTGTTTAGGTGAAGGAAATAGTAGCAGTACTTCCGAGACTCAGTCTACCTGGTATTCATGGATAGCAAGTGTGGATTGTAAATTGACCTTTGTTTTAACACCATTGAATCCGGCTGATGATATTGATTTTGCAGTCTATGAACTGCCCAGTGGAATACACAATTGTTCCGATAAAAAATTATTGCGGTGTAATGCTACGGCACCTCCTTGTGCTGGCCCCACGGGATTAAGTTTGACGGCAAATGATACCGTTGAAAATTTTAATTGTAATCCTGGAGAAGATGGTTTTTCGAAATATATAGATATGGTTGCAGGAAGGGCTTATACTATTTGTATCAATAATTTTACAAATTCGGGTATAGGATTTTCTATGGATTGGGGTGGATGTGATTTTATTGGGCCAACTGCGGCTTTTGATGTTAATCCCCGGTTTGGTCTCAAGTGTGAAACCACATTTACAGTTACGGATTCCTCTTTTTTTCCAAGTGGAAATATAAAAAGTCGGGTATGGAATTTTGGAAAAGATGCCATTCCTGCTACATCAACGTCGATCGGGCCTCATGCAGTGAATTATTATTCCTTTGGTGAAAAGTATATAACATTAACCATAGAGACTGAGTTGGGATGTAAAGTAACACAGGTACTTAGAATTGATGTTGAGCCATGTTGTGAAGATTTACCTACTTTGAAATTATTGATCGACAGTATTGTCGATTTGACTTGTTTTCAATCCAATGATGGGCGAATCGTATTCAGTGGGATGGATGGAACACCGTATATTGATGCTGATTCTAAAGAAAAGTTTTATCAATTTAGCCTTGATGGGATCAATTTTGCACCATTAAAAAATCTAAGCAATTTAGCAGCCGGAACATATAGACTTTATATTCAAGATGCACATGGATGTACGAATTCTATAGAAATCACGATCAATGAGCCGCCGCCTGTAGTAGTAACGCCAAGTGTTGATTTTTCAAAAATCGAATTGGGGGATGAGGTCGTATTTTCTGCTAATGCCCAACCTAATAATACTTATACTTATCAATGGAGAAATCGTGATTCCATCATTTGTCAGGATTGTTCTTTTTTTAAGGACAGACCCTATAATAGTGGTTATTATGTAGTGACTGCTACCGATCAAAATGGGTGTATAGGTATTGATTCTATTTCTGTAGAAGTTATTAAGAATTATACCGTGCATGTGCCCAATGTTTTTTCCCCAAACAGGGATGTCATCAATGATTTTTTTAATGTAATAGATTCCAAAGGATTAGCTGGAGTTGATTTATTACAAATTTATGATAGATGGGGTGGTCTTATTTTTAGTTCTAAGAATATCAATGTGAATGACACTAAATCTGGTTGGGACGGAAAATCAAAAAACAAACCAGTTAATCCCGGGGTATATGTTTATTTAATTCAGGCTAGATTTATAGATGGCACCATTAAGACCGTTAGTGGTGATGTGACTTTATTATTATGATGAGGATACTTTTCGTTCTATCCATATTTTGTTTTTTTATTTGTTGTTCTGATAAACGAATTGAATTAACGGATCAGGAAGCAGTACAATTGGTGAATAAGGAATTACTCAACAATATATCATTATCGTATAGTGATTCCGGAAAAACAGTAATGCGCATCACAGCTCCAGAAATGTTGCGCTATATTTCAGGGGGTGACTCTAAGGATGAATTTACAAAAGGACTAACTGCTTTCTTTTACACCAATAATATATTAAACAATACATTGAAGGCAAATTATGCCATACGTGTAGTTCAGGAGGGTAAAACTTATCTATCAGATCAAGTTGTTTTGTTCAATGATAGGGGAGAAAAATTAGAAACAGCAGAATTGATATGGGATGAACGCAATGGTAAAGTAATTACTGATAAATTTTTCAGATTAACGCGATTAGATGAAACGGTGCAAGGTTATGGATTCGAATCAGATCAAAATTTCACCAGTGTAAAAATGAAAAATATTGAAGCCAGTTTCCCTTCAAAAAAACTGGTAGGTGATTTAAATGAAGAATAATTTCGAGCTAGTTTAATTCTTGCAGGATTTGTTTCAACTCCATTTCCAATTTTATAAAATTGGGATGAGCCATTGGAACTAATGGCAAGCGGAGTTCATTATCACACAATCCAATTATGGAAGCTGCAGCTTTGAT harbors:
- a CDS encoding gliding motility-associated C-terminal domain-containing protein, producing the protein MNFRFLLSLLFCLITVLAYTQPSYDNCNTPQKIDKIQKYCSKVGEFNNINATPSGYSQATCWVGTSNDVWFSFKAFASDISVTIIGTNRLASPASPGGTLRSIQAALYSGICGGTIAELNCSIDSKAEGILALYEGGLVVGQDYLLRVDGVNGATGTFQLCLNNYFPPAQVEQDCNNATVICNNEPFVTQSVRGCGVNCNEAAGSCLGEGNSSSTSETQSTWYSWIASVDCKLTFVLTPLNPADDIDFAVYELPSGIHNCSDKKLLRCNATAPPCAGPTGLSLTANDTVENFNCNPGEDGFSKYIDMVAGRAYTICINNFTNSGIGFSMDWGGCDFIGPTAAFDVNPRFGLKCETTFTVTDSSFFPSGNIKSRVWNFGKDAIPATSTSIGPHAVNYYSFGEKYITLTIETELGCKVTQVLRIDVEPCCEDLPTLKLLIDSIVDLTCFQSNDGRIVFSGMDGTPYIDADSKEKFYQFSLDGINFAPLKNLSNLAAGTYRLYIQDAHGCTNSIEITINEPPPVVVTPSVDFSKIELGDEVVFSANAQPNNTYTYQWRNRDSIICQDCSFFKDRPYNSGYYVVTATDQNGCIGIDSISVEVIKNYTVHVPNVFSPNRDVINDFFNVIDSKGLAGVDLLQIYDRWGGLIFSSKNINVNDTKSGWDGKSKNKPVNPGVYVYLIQARFIDGTIKTVSGDVTLLL
- the lptC gene encoding LPS export ABC transporter periplasmic protein LptC, translated to MMRILFVLSIFCFFICCSDKRIELTDQEAVQLVNKELLNNISLSYSDSGKTVMRITAPEMLRYISGGDSKDEFTKGLTAFFYTNNILNNTLKANYAIRVVQEGKTYLSDQVVLFNDRGEKLETAELIWDERNGKVITDKFFRLTRLDETVQGYGFESDQNFTSVKMKNIEASFPSKKLVGDLNEE